A DNA window from Clostridia bacterium contains the following coding sequences:
- a CDS encoding UDP-N-acetylmuramoyl-L-alanyl-D-glutamate--2,6-diaminopimelate ligase yields MKLRELLKDIDIISSKGDLDVEINGIVYDSRKTKKGNLFICVSGYTQDGHKYISDALQKGAAAFIVEKDVDVKGASVVKVQSSRTAMPLLASTFYNNPTQRLRLVGITGTNGKTTTTYLIKSIMEANKQKTGLLGTISTQIGDKIFVSSRTTPESLDLQSLFREMADSDIDYAVMEVSSHSLELGRVDGCNFRIGVFTNLTQDHLDFHKTIENYRNTKKKLFYMTKGANIINIDDEHGRIIADEVRTLGIQIITYGIDNKADIMAKNIDITAKGVAFTLVTPEYETELSIKIPGKFSVYNALAAATVAYAEGIGRDAIKEGLNNVDNVPGRSEIVKTNTPYTVIVDYAHTPDGLRNILASVKQYAKGRVLTLFGCGGDRDREKRPIMGEIAGRMSDFCIVTSDNPRSEEPMDIIRQAEAGIKSTGCDYICIENRRDAIKYALTMAKPDDIVLLAGKGHETYQVLKDRTIPFDERDIVEELLREEI; encoded by the coding sequence ATGAAGCTTCGAGAGTTGTTAAAAGACATTGATATTATATCTTCCAAAGGGGATTTGGATGTAGAAATAAATGGAATAGTATATGACTCCAGAAAGACAAAGAAGGGTAACCTGTTTATCTGTGTAAGCGGCTATACCCAGGACGGACACAAATATATAAGTGATGCTCTGCAGAAGGGTGCAGCTGCCTTTATAGTAGAGAAGGATGTGGATGTGAAGGGCGCATCGGTGGTTAAGGTCCAGAGTTCAAGAACTGCTATGCCTTTATTGGCCTCCACCTTCTATAATAACCCGACACAAAGACTACGGCTTGTGGGTATCACCGGGACTAACGGGAAGACTACAACTACATATCTGATAAAATCTATAATGGAGGCCAATAAGCAAAAGACCGGACTTCTCGGAACCATTTCAACACAGATTGGGGATAAGATTTTTGTGTCCTCCAGGACCACTCCGGAATCTCTAGATCTTCAGAGCTTATTTAGAGAAATGGCAGATAGTGATATTGATTATGCGGTAATGGAGGTGTCCTCCCATTCTCTCGAGCTTGGAAGAGTGGATGGCTGCAATTTTAGAATCGGAGTTTTCACTAATCTTACACAGGATCATTTGGATTTTCACAAGACTATTGAGAATTACAGGAATACGAAGAAGAAGCTTTTTTATATGACAAAAGGTGCAAATATTATTAATATTGACGATGAGCATGGGCGAATAATTGCTGACGAGGTAAGGACGCTGGGGATACAGATTATCACTTACGGTATAGACAATAAAGCCGACATAATGGCGAAGAATATTGATATTACAGCAAAAGGTGTTGCCTTTACCCTTGTAACGCCTGAATACGAAACGGAGTTAAGTATAAAGATACCTGGAAAGTTCAGTGTGTATAATGCATTGGCTGCAGCAACCGTTGCTTATGCGGAGGGGATTGGCAGAGATGCGATAAAAGAGGGACTGAATAATGTGGATAATGTCCCTGGAAGATCAGAGATAGTAAAGACAAATACTCCTTATACAGTTATTGTGGATTACGCACACACCCCTGACGGACTTCGGAATATATTGGCTTCGGTGAAGCAGTATGCAAAGGGAAGAGTCCTAACATTATTCGGCTGCGGCGGGGACAGGGACAGGGAAAAGAGGCCGATAATGGGTGAAATAGCCGGGAGGATGTCGGATTTCTGCATTGTAACCTCTGACAATCCAAGGTCGGAAGAACCAATGGACATAATAAGACAGGCAGAAGCCGGTATAAAATCCACAGGTTGCGACTATATTTGTATTGAAAACAGAAGAGACGCGATAAAGTATGCACTGACAATGGCAAAACCGGATGATATAGTCTTATTGGCAGGAAAAGGCCATGAGACATACCAGGTTTTGAAGGATAGAACAATTCCCTTTGATGAAAGAGATATTGTAGAAGAGCTTCTAAGGGAGGAAATATAA